The Neorhodopirellula lusitana genome contains a region encoding:
- a CDS encoding BON domain-containing protein, with translation MTQRLPRIASRLISPGLISSGLIPAGLVSSATNGSVDASIDEKSQALESMIQQTGHRGLDRVRARVKDGWIVLWGQVPSYYLKQLAQEAVRPLAIGLQIRNELRVNQ, from the coding sequence ATGACACAACGCTTACCGAGAATCGCGTCCCGCTTGATCTCGCCTGGCTTGATCTCATCTGGATTGATTCCTGCTGGCTTGGTCTCATCCGCAACGAATGGCTCAGTGGATGCTTCAATCGATGAAAAGTCACAGGCTCTCGAATCAATGATCCAACAAACTGGTCATCGTGGACTTGATCGCGTTCGTGCTCGCGTGAAGGACGGTTGGATCGTTTTGTGGGGACAGGTGCCGTCGTACTACCTCAAGCAACTTGCCCAGGAAGCGGTGCGACCGTTGGCGATTGGATTGCAAATACGCAATGAACTCCGCGTCAACCAGTAG
- a CDS encoding two-component system sensor histidine kinase NtrB: MQNLTKPLWDNGFSNLQSDSSPTAIVMTDSHGTIEALDHVAESWFGYEENELLGNSIDVIFPTSATSDDTAHSVCTLSQLGVADPKQCWLLQACRKDGSTFPTQVTVNSLVTTSGDSRLANVIDLSPRTPGIRDMAGEYSDQGGLHQERWIQRERLAAVMQMVSGLSHESRNALQRAQSCLDLLQLDLADQTDLVALTDQIRDALKDIHRNYEEVKSYAAPIMLKRTVVDLGKLCQSTFDELTASLGEHSPQLTVRCDATCESVKLDADRMGDVIRHVLENAIHASQPEGVIDFICNFSSIAGAPGIEIHVRDHGEGVTEEVEVRMFEPFFTTKLQGTGLGLAVCRRNIQAHHGIIEAANHPEGGVLVEISLPTDTVVDTTLP; encoded by the coding sequence ATGCAAAACTTGACAAAACCTCTGTGGGACAATGGCTTTAGCAATCTGCAATCAGATTCATCACCGACTGCTATCGTCATGACCGATTCCCATGGAACCATTGAGGCGTTGGACCACGTCGCGGAATCTTGGTTTGGTTACGAGGAGAACGAACTGCTGGGCAATTCCATCGATGTGATCTTCCCTACCTCGGCGACCAGTGACGATACGGCACACTCGGTGTGCACTTTGTCACAATTGGGCGTTGCGGACCCAAAACAATGCTGGTTGTTGCAGGCGTGCCGCAAGGACGGATCGACTTTTCCAACGCAGGTGACGGTGAATTCGCTGGTCACCACGTCCGGTGACTCACGTCTTGCTAACGTGATTGACCTGAGCCCGCGCACACCAGGTATTCGCGATATGGCCGGAGAGTATTCCGACCAGGGAGGCCTTCATCAGGAGCGGTGGATCCAACGGGAACGCTTGGCCGCTGTGATGCAAATGGTTTCTGGGCTATCACACGAGTCACGCAATGCCTTGCAGCGGGCTCAGTCATGTTTGGATCTGTTGCAGTTGGATTTAGCCGATCAGACCGATCTCGTAGCATTAACGGACCAGATCCGTGACGCTCTTAAAGACATTCATCGAAATTACGAAGAAGTCAAAAGTTACGCTGCTCCGATCATGCTGAAGCGAACGGTTGTTGATCTCGGTAAGCTTTGTCAGTCGACTTTCGACGAGCTAACGGCATCGCTCGGCGAACACTCGCCACAACTAACGGTGCGTTGTGATGCGACGTGTGAATCGGTGAAGCTGGATGCCGATCGCATGGGCGACGTGATTAGGCACGTTCTGGAAAATGCGATTCACGCCAGTCAGCCGGAGGGGGTAATTGATTTTATTTGTAATTTTTCATCGATCGCTGGTGCACCCGGCATTGAGATTCATGTGCGTGACCATGGGGAAGGCGTGACTGAGGAAGTGGAGGTCCGCATGTTCGAGCCTTTCTTTACAACCAAGTTGCAAGGCACCGGTTTGGGGTTGGCCGTTTGCCGGCGCAACATCCAGGCTCACCACGGCATCATCGAAGCAGCCAACCATCCCGAGGGCGGTGTTTTAGTCGAGATCAGCCTACCAACCGATACGGTAGTCGACACGACACTGCCCTAA
- a CDS encoding DUF1559 domain-containing protein, with product MTVANNRRAFTLVELLVVIAIIGVLVGLLLPAVQAAREAARRMSCSNNFKQIGLALHNYHSAYKQLPQQGTGTSDVSLKRSFNSTTQGNMLQLSMLVGLTPFMEQQAIWEVISNPYNDGGSPANVFPAMGPSLDNTDYSPWLTELPALRCPSDPGKNLPAFARTNYAACTGDSGDRLADGPTNGGRVNQNPFTREEESRAASRGVFITYKRTKFRDILDGLANTIIMGEIATDLGDRDARTIIAKSPGFDGDALRDNPSSCKPLIDSARPQFWKPLQNTQGAVDGRGYRWAFCSGMYSAMNTILPPNSEVCSHNNTRLIQIAPPSSRHQGGCHILMSDGAVKFVTDSIEAGNSTAGVVYLGGSNGQAPGSRSPYGLWGSLGSRAGKEVIQEEL from the coding sequence ATGACTGTCGCTAACAACCGACGAGCCTTCACACTCGTCGAACTTCTCGTAGTGATCGCCATTATTGGCGTTCTGGTAGGCCTGCTGCTGCCTGCCGTTCAAGCTGCTCGTGAAGCCGCTCGCCGGATGAGCTGCAGCAACAATTTTAAGCAGATTGGCTTGGCTCTTCACAATTATCACTCGGCTTACAAGCAATTGCCACAACAGGGCACTGGAACCAGTGACGTATCCCTAAAACGCTCATTCAATTCAACAACCCAGGGCAACATGTTGCAGTTGTCAATGCTGGTTGGATTGACCCCGTTTATGGAACAACAGGCCATTTGGGAAGTCATTTCGAATCCCTACAATGACGGCGGCTCGCCCGCCAACGTCTTCCCCGCCATGGGCCCGTCGCTGGACAACACAGACTATTCACCCTGGCTGACCGAGCTACCCGCCCTGCGATGCCCCAGCGACCCGGGAAAAAACTTACCGGCATTCGCGAGAACCAACTATGCGGCCTGCACTGGTGACTCGGGCGATCGTTTAGCGGACGGACCGACCAACGGCGGACGCGTCAACCAGAACCCCTTCACTCGTGAAGAAGAATCCAGGGCCGCAAGCCGCGGTGTGTTCATTACCTACAAGAGAACCAAGTTCCGTGACATCCTTGATGGGCTTGCTAACACAATCATCATGGGTGAAATCGCGACTGATTTGGGCGACCGAGATGCTCGCACGATCATAGCGAAGAGTCCAGGTTTCGACGGTGACGCGCTTCGGGACAATCCTTCGTCATGCAAGCCACTGATCGATTCCGCACGGCCTCAGTTCTGGAAGCCGCTGCAAAATACACAAGGTGCAGTCGACGGGCGTGGCTATCGCTGGGCATTCTGTTCGGGAATGTACTCCGCGATGAATACGATCCTTCCACCAAATTCCGAAGTATGTAGCCACAACAACACACGGCTCATCCAAATTGCCCCACCATCGAGTCGTCACCAAGGCGGCTGCCATATCCTGATGAGCGACGGAGCGGTTAAGTTCGTTACCGACTCCATCGAGGCTGGCAATTCAACCGCGGGCGTCGTCTATCTGGGCGGCTCGAATGGCCAAGCCCCCGGATCTCGAAGTCCCTATGGCTTGTGGGGATCATTAGGCTCGCGGGCTGGAAAAGAAGTCATTCAAGAAGAGTTGTAA
- a CDS encoding sigma-70 family RNA polymerase sigma factor — MNNKNDREEQFLQVFVRYEDDLKAYARALVPTWEAVDNVMQEASLVIWRKMDQLGDPSEFVPWAKVIVRYECLKARRTAAMDRHCFSTEVLELLADQDAAYDEDKMALERVALNQCLGGLGAAQKELVLLLYRDHGGVASLAAKSGRTVNSFYKQIRRLRQKLARCVGRKLADPTFIGEVA; from the coding sequence ATGAATAACAAGAATGATCGTGAAGAGCAATTTCTACAGGTCTTCGTTCGTTATGAAGATGATCTGAAGGCGTACGCTCGCGCGTTGGTGCCGACTTGGGAGGCCGTCGATAACGTGATGCAGGAAGCGAGTCTCGTGATCTGGCGCAAGATGGATCAGCTCGGAGATCCGAGCGAGTTTGTTCCTTGGGCTAAAGTGATTGTGCGGTATGAATGCTTAAAAGCCCGTCGGACCGCAGCGATGGACCGTCATTGTTTTTCGACCGAAGTGCTTGAGTTGCTTGCCGATCAAGACGCGGCGTACGACGAGGATAAGATGGCTCTGGAACGTGTCGCTCTCAATCAATGCCTAGGCGGCCTGGGTGCCGCCCAAAAAGAGCTCGTTTTGTTGCTTTATCGAGACCACGGCGGGGTCGCTAGTCTGGCCGCAAAGTCTGGCCGCACGGTGAATAGTTTCTACAAGCAAATACGGCGGTTGCGTCAAAAATTAGCGCGGTGCGTGGGTCGCAAACTTGCCGACCCGACTTTCATTGGAGAGGTCGCATGA
- a CDS encoding FecR family protein gives MNREDRLHELIAAYQIGNISDAEFAELEDVLKHSSAARELYHRNCRIDGQLRREASGPMPETAIVRRATTASMFGLANWAVAAAVLIAVGVYYSSPPIPERLETIAVLASVEEAAWQSKLPTELGSDLTMGTLKLTSGIATIRFRSGAELTLESPAELTLETAMKARLLSGAAMIEVPDSAVGFVLETPSGYAVDHGTRFAVRVDDATLHSRFEVIEGEISVHNNSTGEKARLKGQSQGATISNDSLDRFDAADELPLNAPMSGVIRIGTRGRATSVIGNNKRDRLPPGILSAKRTAQGSHLWEQRSLMRFYLEPIDLDLVDSASLRLNLVPWNVGNAMRLPKVSRFGIYGLTDKSKRGWKMDCLWEDAPGPEDGVLLGNFEIPRSRTTGSFVVDDPRLLQYLREHPGERVTLILVRETPALLMQGIGPGPAHWFAGDSHPEAAGPSLEFTLKKTEL, from the coding sequence ATGAACAGAGAAGATCGATTACACGAGCTCATCGCCGCTTATCAAATCGGCAATATCTCCGATGCTGAGTTTGCCGAGCTCGAAGATGTTTTAAAACACTCTTCGGCGGCGAGGGAGCTGTACCATCGCAACTGCCGGATCGACGGGCAGCTGCGACGCGAGGCATCTGGACCGATGCCGGAGACCGCCATCGTTCGCCGGGCGACAACCGCATCGATGTTCGGGTTGGCAAACTGGGCGGTTGCGGCAGCGGTGCTCATTGCTGTCGGCGTCTATTACAGTTCGCCGCCAATTCCTGAGCGGCTGGAAACGATTGCCGTCTTGGCGTCAGTCGAGGAAGCTGCCTGGCAGAGTAAACTTCCCACTGAACTCGGGTCCGACCTGACCATGGGCACTCTTAAGTTGACTTCCGGGATCGCAACGATTCGGTTTCGATCCGGCGCGGAACTGACGTTGGAGTCGCCTGCCGAATTGACGTTGGAAACAGCGATGAAGGCTAGGTTGCTTTCCGGTGCGGCCATGATCGAGGTACCCGATTCAGCAGTCGGCTTTGTGCTTGAAACCCCCAGTGGCTATGCGGTCGATCACGGTACCAGGTTCGCTGTTCGCGTGGATGATGCGACGCTGCACTCGCGATTTGAAGTGATCGAGGGTGAGATCTCGGTGCACAACAATTCCACTGGTGAGAAGGCGCGTTTGAAGGGCCAGTCCCAAGGAGCGACAATTTCGAACGATTCGCTTGATCGGTTCGATGCTGCGGACGAGTTGCCATTGAATGCGCCAATGTCAGGCGTCATTCGGATTGGGACCCGGGGACGTGCAACCTCCGTCATTGGCAACAACAAACGTGATCGGCTTCCACCAGGGATTTTGTCTGCGAAGCGAACGGCGCAAGGCAGTCACCTATGGGAACAGCGTTCCTTAATGAGGTTTTATCTTGAGCCGATTGATTTGGATTTGGTTGATTCGGCCAGCTTGCGATTGAACCTCGTTCCCTGGAACGTTGGCAATGCAATGCGACTGCCGAAAGTCTCTCGCTTCGGCATCTACGGACTCACCGACAAGTCGAAACGTGGTTGGAAGATGGACTGTCTTTGGGAAGACGCCCCTGGGCCCGAGGATGGTGTCTTGCTGGGGAACTTTGAGATACCACGAAGTCGTACGACAGGGAGTTTTGTTGTCGATGATCCGAGGCTGCTTCAGTATTTGCGGGAGCATCCAGGTGAGCGTGTAACGCTAATTCTGGTGCGAGAAACCCCCGCTCTTCTCATGCAAGGCATTGGTCCCGGCCCGGCCCATTGGTTTGCAGGCGACTCGCATCCTGAGGCCGCGGGGCCGTCGCTTGAATTCACGCTCAAGAAGACGGAACTGTGA
- a CDS encoding DUF1592 domain-containing protein, translating into MMNIRCGHMNVSFISALKAFALFCCVWSCHLSSAQAASPGKIATLPEKHLAVFQKYCFECHDSATQEGRVDLESLSFEISRDIPTAEQWQKVLAAINAGEMPPADSDPITDHDKAEFLRDLSVQMVAARDILSDSGGMITMRRLNRREYQNTLEALLGFRPDVSSLPGDDGAAKFDTFGGSLFFSSDQFERYRETATRTLQAVLTPHEKAESKIRRVEPEETVSTGFFEQAEQMVLNKKTAEDFLALPEGEQNEAVAKTYGLKDIEHARRIVGRFAKGFREVQDYIQRPEAKTGAVMVHTKNRTPGISTPKIDDLSGGTYILRIRAGYYEDSPLRERYLEYGFSPGTVKTSRVLGQVKVTGTVSEPAILEIPLELPLGTPGRYVVRQRDYEEKASRRFANQAAAKENGIGQPPSTWIDYIEIEGPFHDVWPNPVQAELMPPHETGENEGAYANRVIARFAASAFRGKEPDRVFIDKLVARYLAKRASGVEQHNALIDVYALMLASPSFVYLSEPREGNAPVRLTDRELAIGLSYFLWSAPPDEELFALAGADRLSDPQVLREQTSRLLDDDRSEAFISGFAHQWLEMKRLDMFEFSAMYHPEFDEAIRRSVRGEIYATIRHLIDEKLPLQKLLDADFVLANDVLADYYNLPGVEGAEFRKVSLPENSPRGGLLGAAAIHIMGSDGQRSSPVERGAWVLRHLLNDPPPPAPANVPMLSRFDGKVLAVRDLQKAHQEQPQCAQCHQKIDPIGFGLESFTAAGLWRNVEVIAAPEDALVQGESAKKKKRKKKGAEPEEFVFPIEASGKLLSGETFEDYFGLRDLVATHDKAFARGFTENLVAYALGRPFAISDHNLATEITAQAVTQGNTIEAFIQTLVQSKAFHMK; encoded by the coding sequence ATGATGAACATTCGTTGTGGACACATGAACGTCTCGTTCATCTCAGCACTAAAGGCGTTTGCCTTGTTTTGTTGTGTCTGGAGTTGTCACCTATCGTCCGCACAGGCGGCTTCACCCGGCAAAATTGCGACGTTACCAGAGAAGCATCTTGCGGTCTTTCAAAAGTATTGTTTCGAATGCCACGACTCGGCCACCCAAGAAGGAAGGGTGGACTTAGAGTCGCTGTCTTTCGAAATCAGTCGTGACATCCCCACGGCGGAACAATGGCAAAAGGTGCTCGCTGCGATCAATGCCGGCGAAATGCCGCCAGCGGATTCAGATCCGATTACTGATCACGACAAGGCGGAGTTCCTTCGCGATCTTTCAGTTCAGATGGTGGCTGCGCGGGATATCCTCAGCGATAGCGGTGGCATGATCACGATGCGGCGTTTGAATCGTCGCGAGTACCAGAACACACTGGAAGCCTTGTTGGGTTTCCGCCCAGACGTGTCTTCGCTTCCCGGCGATGATGGTGCTGCTAAGTTCGATACGTTCGGTGGCTCTTTGTTTTTCTCCAGTGATCAATTCGAACGATATCGCGAGACTGCGACCCGGACGTTGCAGGCTGTGTTGACGCCTCACGAGAAAGCGGAATCCAAAATACGTCGAGTTGAACCGGAGGAGACTGTTTCGACAGGGTTTTTTGAGCAGGCCGAGCAAATGGTTCTGAACAAAAAGACCGCTGAAGATTTTCTCGCTCTGCCCGAAGGTGAACAAAACGAGGCTGTCGCGAAAACCTATGGCCTCAAAGACATCGAACACGCCAGACGGATCGTGGGCCGATTTGCCAAGGGTTTCCGTGAGGTTCAGGACTACATCCAGCGTCCTGAAGCCAAAACAGGTGCAGTGATGGTTCACACCAAGAATCGAACGCCCGGCATATCGACTCCGAAAATCGATGACCTATCCGGTGGGACATACATTCTGCGGATCCGAGCAGGTTACTACGAAGACTCTCCATTGCGGGAACGTTACTTGGAATATGGATTCAGTCCGGGCACCGTCAAAACGTCTCGCGTTCTCGGCCAGGTCAAGGTGACGGGAACCGTCAGTGAACCAGCCATTCTGGAAATCCCGCTTGAGTTACCGTTGGGCACTCCAGGGCGTTATGTCGTTCGCCAGCGAGACTACGAGGAAAAGGCTTCCCGTCGATTTGCGAATCAGGCCGCCGCGAAGGAGAACGGCATCGGTCAGCCGCCTTCGACATGGATTGATTACATCGAAATCGAAGGGCCGTTTCATGACGTGTGGCCGAATCCCGTCCAAGCTGAACTGATGCCGCCACATGAAACAGGCGAGAACGAAGGCGCCTACGCGAATCGGGTGATCGCTCGATTCGCCGCGAGTGCTTTCCGAGGCAAAGAACCGGATCGCGTGTTCATCGACAAACTCGTGGCCCGGTATCTTGCCAAGCGAGCCAGTGGAGTGGAACAGCACAACGCCCTGATTGATGTCTACGCTCTCATGCTTGCTTCGCCGAGCTTTGTGTATTTGAGCGAACCTCGTGAAGGGAATGCACCGGTACGACTGACCGACCGCGAACTTGCTATTGGGCTGTCCTATTTCCTATGGAGTGCTCCGCCGGATGAAGAGCTGTTTGCTCTCGCCGGTGCTGACCGACTTTCCGACCCTCAAGTCCTTCGTGAACAAACCTCTCGCTTGCTGGATGATGATCGCAGCGAGGCGTTCATCAGCGGCTTTGCGCACCAGTGGTTGGAAATGAAGCGACTCGACATGTTCGAATTCAGCGCGATGTATCACCCTGAGTTCGACGAAGCCATCCGCCGCAGTGTTCGTGGTGAAATCTATGCGACGATTCGACACCTGATTGACGAGAAACTGCCGCTTCAAAAATTGCTCGATGCGGACTTTGTCCTCGCCAACGACGTGCTGGCTGATTACTACAACTTGCCCGGCGTCGAAGGCGCTGAGTTTCGCAAAGTCTCGCTGCCTGAAAATTCGCCACGCGGTGGTTTGCTGGGCGCTGCGGCGATTCACATTATGGGTTCCGATGGTCAACGTTCATCGCCCGTCGAGCGGGGCGCCTGGGTGCTTCGGCACTTGCTCAACGATCCTCCACCGCCGGCTCCCGCGAACGTTCCAATGTTGAGCCGCTTCGATGGGAAGGTGCTTGCCGTTCGTGATCTGCAGAAGGCTCACCAGGAACAACCCCAATGCGCGCAGTGTCACCAGAAAATCGACCCGATTGGTTTTGGGTTGGAGAGCTTTACGGCCGCGGGGCTGTGGAGGAATGTGGAAGTGATCGCTGCCCCTGAAGACGCGCTGGTTCAGGGTGAGTCAGCTAAGAAGAAAAAGCGTAAGAAGAAGGGGGCCGAGCCCGAGGAATTTGTTTTCCCGATCGAGGCTTCAGGAAAACTGCTGAGCGGAGAAACCTTTGAAGACTACTTCGGACTTCGCGATCTTGTCGCCACTCATGACAAAGCGTTCGCTCGCGGCTTTACCGAGAACCTGGTCGCCTACGCGCTGGGGCGGCCATTTGCCATCTCCGATCACAACCTGGCAACCGAGATCACGGCTCAGGCGGTAACGCAGGGCAATACGATCGAAGCATTCATCCAAACCCTCGTCCAGTCGAAAGCCTTTCACATGAAGTGA
- a CDS encoding DUF1552 domain-containing protein: protein MTKSHHDDHDVDPSLNLSFVPAHRPRTRVPASRRSFLLRSAAATIALPFMESVGFRRFASAAPVKTADTPKRMIFLGTGFGVTGDEWYPDARTPGYDYVLPELLSPLTKHKDDITLFQNLEHANSKDGHSGSTFWLTGADRYAVPGQSFHNTVSVDQVAAEQFGRDTRYASMVVFGDNDNGHGPGSISWNRQGKPIAGLPTPVALYHKMFSSDSMPLAERQALLADDRSALDTVISDARAMKKTLTKTDIDKLDEYFQSIRELEIRIAKDEQWLNVPKRKPTDPIKEPSPTLEGAPAVEMMYDLMLAAMQVDACRVFSYRLPGDSFLESIGSSFTAHNISHHAGGERTADARNRDKEHATLLSKFIDKMKATKEADGSSLYDNVTLAFGSNLRLVHSLNNCPTLITGGGAGFQHGRHLVMEKKTPLCNLWLSMLRGSGVNVDSFGDATGVIDELFTA from the coding sequence ATGACCAAGTCACATCACGACGATCACGACGTCGATCCATCCCTCAATCTTTCCTTCGTGCCCGCTCATCGGCCCCGAACTCGCGTTCCCGCGTCTCGCCGCAGCTTTTTATTGCGAAGTGCCGCCGCGACGATCGCCCTGCCGTTTATGGAATCCGTCGGGTTTCGTCGGTTTGCGTCCGCTGCTCCGGTCAAGACTGCCGACACACCGAAACGGATGATCTTCTTGGGAACGGGGTTTGGTGTCACCGGGGACGAATGGTATCCGGATGCCCGCACACCTGGGTACGATTACGTGTTACCTGAATTGCTCAGTCCGCTCACCAAGCATAAGGACGACATCACGTTGTTCCAAAACCTTGAGCACGCCAACTCAAAAGACGGTCACTCGGGGTCCACGTTCTGGTTGACCGGTGCTGATCGCTACGCTGTTCCTGGCCAAAGTTTTCACAACACCGTCTCGGTAGACCAAGTCGCCGCGGAGCAGTTTGGCCGGGACACTCGCTACGCTTCAATGGTTGTCTTTGGCGACAATGACAACGGGCACGGTCCGGGGTCGATCTCTTGGAATCGTCAAGGGAAGCCAATCGCAGGGCTACCGACGCCGGTCGCGTTGTATCACAAAATGTTCTCCAGTGATTCCATGCCTTTGGCAGAGCGTCAAGCCCTACTGGCCGACGACCGCTCGGCTCTCGATACGGTCATCTCGGATGCACGGGCAATGAAAAAGACGTTAACGAAAACCGACATCGACAAACTGGACGAATACTTCCAGTCCATCCGCGAACTCGAAATTCGGATCGCCAAGGATGAGCAGTGGCTGAACGTCCCCAAACGGAAACCAACCGATCCCATCAAAGAACCCTCGCCGACTTTGGAAGGTGCTCCTGCCGTTGAGATGATGTACGACCTGATGCTCGCGGCAATGCAAGTGGATGCTTGTCGTGTTTTTTCCTACCGCTTACCAGGCGATAGTTTCCTTGAAAGCATTGGCTCCAGCTTCACCGCTCACAACATCAGCCACCATGCGGGCGGCGAACGCACGGCCGATGCCAGAAACCGCGACAAGGAACATGCCACGTTGCTTTCCAAATTTATTGACAAGATGAAAGCCACCAAGGAAGCCGATGGTTCATCGCTTTACGACAACGTGACGCTGGCGTTTGGCAGTAATCTGCGGCTTGTACATAGTCTCAATAATTGCCCGACGCTCATTACCGGAGGTGGCGCCGGCTTCCAACATGGCCGCCACCTGGTGATGGAAAAGAAAACCCCACTTTGTAACCTCTGGCTCAGCATGCTGCGAGGATCCGGTGTCAACGTGGACTCCTTTGGGGACGCAACCGGAGTGATTGACGAGTTGTTCACGGCATGA
- a CDS encoding EF-hand domain-containing protein, which yields MNSKPMTRTLILVTLLSALLAANAFAVSKIQEDLPLFGLKPGNGHGSALLEKFDTDKDGQLNDAEKAVVLGKVKEYTDAKEADALKKFDADKDGRLNADEQAARNKAELEAEIAIYDSFDKDGDGKVSTAERKAGGSAFTGGDPIASLARKLKYGTSAVNNPHKLAAGTAKYQKQAKE from the coding sequence ATGAATTCAAAACCAATGACACGGACTCTGATCCTGGTAACGCTGCTTTCGGCGCTGCTGGCCGCCAACGCTTTCGCGGTCAGCAAGATCCAAGAAGACCTTCCCCTGTTCGGTCTCAAACCGGGCAATGGTCATGGATCGGCACTGCTAGAAAAATTTGATACCGACAAAGACGGACAACTCAACGATGCGGAAAAAGCCGTCGTCTTGGGCAAGGTCAAGGAATACACCGACGCCAAGGAAGCGGACGCACTCAAAAAGTTTGATGCCGACAAAGACGGCAGGCTGAATGCTGATGAGCAGGCCGCTCGGAACAAAGCTGAACTTGAGGCGGAAATTGCGATTTACGATTCGTTTGACAAAGATGGAGACGGCAAAGTCAGTACCGCTGAACGCAAGGCCGGTGGAAGCGCCTTCACCGGTGGCGATCCGATTGCTTCGCTTGCCAGGAAGCTGAAGTACGGAACTTCCGCCGTCAACAATCCGCACAAACTTGCTGCGGGCACGGCCAAGTATCAGAAGCAAGCGAAGGAGTAG
- a CDS encoding galactitol-1-phosphate 5-dehydrogenase — protein MKALNLKEYKQFEFIDVPMPELEADEVLIQVKATGICGSDVHGMDGSSGRRIPPVVMGHESAGVISQIGGAVTQWQIGDRVTFDSTISCGQCEFCGRGQANLCDNRRVFGVSCDEYNQAGAFAEFVKVPDRILYRIPDSMTFQQAAFCEPVAVALHAVSRVPVSSGDTAVVVGTGIIGLLVVQALKAAGCEKVIAVDLDPFKLETAKKVGADETLISGPETLHQIMEMTGGRGVDIAMEVVGITPTTNMAIGMLRKGGSLVCVGNIAQKIEFPLQAVVTRELTVYGTCAINNEYPEAIELISSGKIQVDPIISKVAPLSEGADWFAKLHENKDNLLKVILEP, from the coding sequence ATGAAAGCCTTGAATCTGAAAGAGTACAAACAGTTCGAGTTTATCGATGTGCCGATGCCTGAACTGGAAGCCGATGAAGTTTTGATTCAGGTCAAAGCGACAGGTATCTGCGGAAGTGACGTGCATGGGATGGACGGTAGCAGCGGTCGCCGTATACCGCCCGTCGTCATGGGCCACGAGTCCGCCGGTGTGATTTCGCAAATCGGTGGTGCCGTGACGCAGTGGCAAATCGGCGATCGCGTCACATTTGACTCCACCATTTCCTGCGGCCAGTGTGAGTTCTGCGGGCGGGGCCAAGCCAACTTGTGTGACAACCGCCGTGTGTTTGGGGTGTCGTGCGACGAATACAATCAGGCCGGTGCGTTTGCCGAATTCGTGAAAGTTCCGGATCGTATTCTTTACCGGATCCCGGATAGCATGACATTCCAACAGGCTGCGTTTTGTGAGCCAGTTGCGGTTGCCTTGCACGCCGTCAGCCGAGTTCCCGTCTCTTCAGGTGACACTGCCGTTGTTGTTGGCACCGGCATCATCGGGCTGCTCGTCGTTCAAGCCTTGAAGGCAGCTGGATGTGAGAAGGTGATCGCTGTTGATCTGGATCCTTTTAAGCTGGAAACAGCCAAGAAAGTTGGAGCCGATGAGACACTGATTTCGGGACCAGAAACGCTGCACCAGATCATGGAGATGACGGGTGGTCGCGGTGTTGACATCGCGATGGAAGTTGTTGGAATCACGCCGACCACCAACATGGCGATCGGGATGTTACGAAAAGGCGGTTCGCTCGTTTGCGTGGGGAACATCGCACAGAAAATTGAGTTCCCGCTGCAAGCCGTCGTAACGCGTGAATTAACCGTTTACGGAACCTGTGCCATCAACAACGAGTATCCCGAGGCCATCGAATTGATCTCGTCCGGAAAGATCCAGGTCGATCCGATCATTTCCAAGGTGGCGCCGTTGTCCGAAGGTGCGGATTGGTTCGCCAAGCTGCATGAGAACAAGGACAATCTTTTGAAGGTGATCCTGGAACCCTGA